GAGCCAGTTTCAAAACGCCCCATTTTGGCCGATCTCTGCGTTGGGCTCAAATTTCAATCCTCGAAATACTCAATGTATTCCTGTGGTTGAAATTTTCGCCCGCCTTGAGCTTGACCAAACTGAAACGTTTTGAAAGTGGCTCTTTATTCTAAATGTTTATAAACTATCTGGCTCATATGTGTAGTATATCTTTGCCGAGTGTACAAATAACAGGGGAATAATTATGATAAAAACAAGAATAACCGAATTGTTTGGTATTAAACGACCAATTGTTCAGGGCGGAATGATGTGGATAGCAGGTGCAAAACTTGCATCTGCTGTTGCTAATGCCGGAGGAATAGGATTTATGGCGGCTCTTGCTTTTCCTGATGCCGAAAGCTTAAGAGAAGAAATAAAAAGATGTCGTAAAATGACAGAAAAACCCTTTGGAATTAATTTAACTTTTTTGCCTACATTGCGCCCGCCGGACTATCCGGCATATATTAAAGTATGTATAGAAGAAGGTGTAAAGTTTATAGAAACCGCCGGGCAGAATCCGGAAAAATATATGGATCAGATAAAATCAGGCGGCATCAAAGTTGTGCATAAATGTACTTCCGTAAGACATGCTGTAAAGGCCGAAAAAATCGGTTGTGATGTGATAAGCATTGACGGTTTTGAAGCGGCCGGACATCCGGGAGAAGATGATGTTACTTCATTGATTCTTATACCTCTTACAAGAGATGCTGTAAGTATTCCAATCATTGCATCCGGCGGCTTTGCAGATGGTCGCGGTCTTGTAGCAGCTCTTTCGCTTGGTGCTGATGGTATCAACATGGGTACGCGCTTTGTTGCAACAAAAGAAGCTCCGGTACACGAAAATATAAAACAAGCCTTAATAAATCACAGTGAGCTTGATACACGCCTTATCATGCGTTCTATGCGAAATACCGAAAGGGTTATTCATAATACTGCGGCAGATAAGGTTCTTGAAATAGAAAACCGTGGCAATATGCGTATTGAAGATATTGTTCCATATGTTTCAGGCCTTGTAGGAAAAGAGATGCAAAAATGCGGTGATATTGAAAAAGGAACTCTTGCGGCAGGTCAATGCATGGGATTTATACGTGATATTCCGACATGCAAAGTACTGTTGGATCGTATTATGAAGCAGGCAGAAGAAATAGTTAAAGATATTGGGAATAAATTTCTCAGTTCTACGTAAAACTTTAGCTCAATATCATTTTAGATAAAACGATTCAAGGATTCGAGGGTTCAAGAGATAGATGAAAATATCATTTCACTTGAACCCTTGGCCCCTGGAATCCTTGAACCCTTAAAGCAATGAGAGGAAGCAATGGCAAAGCTTTTTGAAGAAACACAAATTAATGGAATGACTCTGGCCAACCGGTTTGTACGTTCAGCTACATGGGAAGGTATGGCAAATGATGACGGCAGTGTTACACCTATGCTTATAGATTGTATGGTTGATCTTGTAAAAGGGGGTGTCGGACTGATTATTTCCGGTCATGCATATGTCCAAAGGGTAGGGAAGGCAAGCTTTTTGCAACTCGGGGCTTATAGCGATGATTTACTTCCAGGCCTTACTGATATGGCTGATGCGGTGCATAAAAACGGTGGTAAAATTGTGTTACAGATTGCTCATGCAGGTTTTTTTGCCAGAACGGATTTAACCAAAGTTTCTGCTCTCGCTGCTTCAGATATGGGAAATTCTTCTAAAGTTCCTCACCGGGTTGTTTCCGTATCGGACATAAAACAAATTATAACAGATTTTGCCGAAGCTGCTAATAGAGCAAAGAAAGCAGGTTTTGACGGTGTTCAGATTCATACTGCTCACGGATATCTGTTAAGTCAGTTTTTATCGCCTGCTTTTAATAGTCGAATCGATGAATACGGAGGCAGTATTGAAAACAGATCAAGAATTTTAATAGATGTGCTCAAATCTGTAAGAAGTGTTGTAGGGCCGGATTATCCTGTAATGGTGAAAATCAATGTGGCTGATTTTATAGAAAATGGCCTTGAGCTTAAAGATTCACTTAAAATTGGAAAAATGCTGGAATCCGAAGGCATAGATGCCGTAGAGCTTAGCGGAGGAGTTTTGACCGGCGATAAGCTTAGCCCAAGTCGCAAAGGAATAAATTCTGAAGAAAAGGAAGCATATTTTTTGAATGAGGCAAAAGCTTTCAGAGAAAAAATATCAGTGCCAATTATTCTTGTAGGAGGAAATCGTTCTTATCAAATGGCTGATAAAATAATTACGGAAGGTGCTGTGGATTATATATCCATGTGTCGTCCTTTAATCAGAGAACCTGATCTTATTAACCGGTGGAAATCCGGAGATATTGAAAAATCCGCCTGTATTTCGGATAATAGGTGTTTTCGCCCGGCATTGACAGGAAAAGGCCTTTACTGTGTTAGTGATAAAAAACAGGGATGATTATGTCCGATAATGCTTGCAGTAACGGGAAGCGAAGATGAATTTGCGCCTCCTGATTTAGTCGAAAAGTTAGTATTAAATTTAAACAACATGGCTGTTGTGAAGGTTATTGTTGGTGCGAATCATTTTTTATTCGGATTTGAAGATGAACTGGCAGAAGTTCTTAACAGATATATTTAGCAGTCAGGCGGATTCATTAATTTCAGCTTATGCAATAATTTCTATTATATCAACAGCTATTCACTATTCAAGCTGTGACATCTGTTTCCCCTTACTGTTGAATTAATCAGTTCGGCGGCAGGCGGCTTCTCTTTTGAGGAATTGGGCCAGACCTTTGACGTTGAGTTTTCTCTGGAAAGGTTCAAGTTTTGAAACTTTGATTTTGCATGAGTTGAAAGTTTACAACCAAACTTAGGAACAACTGCATCGCGGTCAAATATTTTAGAAAATTGGATTTGCATGCTCTTCCAAACGGCCTCCATTGACGTTAAATCGGCATCTCTTATGATGTTTGTTAAAACTTTTGGATAAAGAATTCTGACCAAAATTTCTGGTTAGGTGTTGATAATAAATAAGGGATATTAAGGGGGTTGTTACCTTGTTCGATTTTCGATATATAATCTACTGTTATGATATTTTTGTTGACGATGTGTGCCAATCGTATATTATACACATTATGTGTGTATGGAGCTTGCTATGAGAACTAATATTGATATTAACGATGAACTATTGGAAGAGGCTTTTTCGGTCAGCCAAATGAGGAGTAAAAAAGATTTAATTCATGAAGCTTTGCTGGAATATATTAAATTAAAAAAAAGAAAAGATCTTACCGAATTAGCCGGAACAATAGAATTTTATGAAGGATATAGCCATAAGGATTTGAGGAAGACAAGAAATGATTCTTGTTGATACCTCGGTCTGGATTCATATTCTTAGAGATAAAGGCGGCAAAATGGTGCAAGCCTTTCGTGAAAAAACAGCTTCAGAAATTATTGTGTTCAGTCGTTTTATTCAAATTGAATTGCTTCAGGGCGCAAAAGACGACTTTGAATGGAAACGCCTGGATGATTATTTATCAAGCCAGTATTATCTTGAAGCTAACGAAAATACTTGGAGGCATGCAGCAAGAATTTATTTTGAACTCCGAAAATCAGGCATTACTGTGAGCAGTACTATTGATTGCGGTATTGCCTGTATCGCAATGGAAGCAAAAGCTCTGTTACTGCACAGAGATCATGATTTTGAAAAAATTGCAGGAATAAGACCTCTTGCGAATGAGTTTTTTGATCCGCTGAGTACTCAAAATTAATCCTTAGTTCATGAAAAATCCTTAACCGGCAAACTGAAGTAAAGAAGTATATGGTGTCACTCAAGCCTGCTTGAATTCTATTCAACAGGGAAGAATAAGGGACATGAGAATTATGCTCTTTATTTCCATACTTTCCAGATTAGCTACCCTATTGCAAAATATTCGGCGCTTAATCTCAAGGGCATCGTCTCTGAATTACCTTCGATCTATCTTAGACATAATAAAAACGAGTTCTGTACAAACGCCACGGTAGGGCCAACAACCGGATTGAGACGGTCGCAAAAAACGCACTGCTAATCCGCCGCTTTGGGCTTGCCAGTACCAAGCCGTATCAAATAGTCCTTGCCTATTTGTATCCTAAATATTACAAACATAAATCCTGATTAGTATTCAGACTACGGACACATTCGATGCTTGGTTTGCCAGCCTGAAAGATAAACGGGCGATAGCACGCATTCAAGCGCGCATCGACCGAGCCGTAGATGGCAATTTTGGTGAGTGTTCACCGGTGGGTAAAGGTGTATCGGAGATGCGAATTCACTATGGGCCGGGCTATCGAGTGTATTTC
The genomic region above belongs to Pseudomonadota bacterium and contains:
- a CDS encoding type II toxin-antitoxin system VapB family antitoxin, encoding MRTNIDINDELLEEAFSVSQMRSKKDLIHEALLEYIKLKKRKDLTELAGTIEFYEGYSHKDLRKTRNDSC
- a CDS encoding NADH:flavin oxidoreductase, with translation MAKLFEETQINGMTLANRFVRSATWEGMANDDGSVTPMLIDCMVDLVKGGVGLIISGHAYVQRVGKASFLQLGAYSDDLLPGLTDMADAVHKNGGKIVLQIAHAGFFARTDLTKVSALAASDMGNSSKVPHRVVSVSDIKQIITDFAEAANRAKKAGFDGVQIHTAHGYLLSQFLSPAFNSRIDEYGGSIENRSRILIDVLKSVRSVVGPDYPVMVKINVADFIENGLELKDSLKIGKMLESEGIDAVELSGGVLTGDKLSPSRKGINSEEKEAYFLNEAKAFREKISVPIILVGGNRSYQMADKIITEGAVDYISMCRPLIREPDLINRWKSGDIEKSACISDNRCFRPALTGKGLYCVSDKKQG
- a CDS encoding nitronate monooxygenase; its protein translation is MIKTRITELFGIKRPIVQGGMMWIAGAKLASAVANAGGIGFMAALAFPDAESLREEIKRCRKMTEKPFGINLTFLPTLRPPDYPAYIKVCIEEGVKFIETAGQNPEKYMDQIKSGGIKVVHKCTSVRHAVKAEKIGCDVISIDGFEAAGHPGEDDVTSLILIPLTRDAVSIPIIASGGFADGRGLVAALSLGADGINMGTRFVATKEAPVHENIKQALINHSELDTRLIMRSMRNTERVIHNTAADKVLEIENRGNMRIEDIVPYVSGLVGKEMQKCGDIEKGTLAAGQCMGFIRDIPTCKVLLDRIMKQAEEIVKDIGNKFLSST
- a CDS encoding type II toxin-antitoxin system RelE/ParE family toxin, translated to MISIQTTDTFDAWFASLKDKRAIARIQARIDRAVDGNFGECSPVGKGVSEMRIHYGPGYRVYFVQRCMELVILLAGGNKSSQSKDIKTALQLADKL
- a CDS encoding PIN domain-containing protein; the protein is MILVDTSVWIHILRDKGGKMVQAFREKTASEIIVFSRFIQIELLQGAKDDFEWKRLDDYLSSQYYLEANENTWRHAARIYFELRKSGITVSSTIDCGIACIAMEAKALLLHRDHDFEKIAGIRPLANEFFDPLSTQN